TGGTCATAAAAGTCTTCAATTGTATAATGCTCTTCTGCATCAAAATCAGCGCCAGATTCACTAGCTTCTAAATTACTAATATATTCATCTGGATCCTCTAAATACGCTTCAGCACGTGATGTCTCGGACGAATCAGCTTCACTCGTTTCTTCAGGTTGAGAAGGGACAGGCTTCGTAAATAAACCTGAGCCGTACTGGATACCGCGGTTAGCAGCGATAGAACTATCTAACATTCTATCAGGCAAAACAAATCCAGATAGAATAGGTAAAATGAAAACACTGTAAATAACGACCTTTACCCATGATGGTCCAGGGATTCGATGGTCGTGCTCACAGTTACAACTTTCACCGTGTTCATGTCCACTATCTTTTTTCGTACTGCGGAACACTTGAAGTAAGCCAAGCAAGAAAAATACAACTAGCGCAAAGTAGATAAACGGCATCATCGTTGGTGCGATATAATAAACGATATTTCCTGAAATGATCAGACCTAATATCAAAAGTGCAAATCCTATCAAAATTGTCCCTTGTATATAGGCATGAAATGAATGATCATATTTTTTCAATGAAAACACTCCTTGTTACAAAATAACGCCAAACAATACCATAACGGCGGTAAACACGACGAAGGTAACAGTAATCATAAAGGCAATAACAAATCTTGCTTTAAAGAATGCAAATAACATAAACGTATTCTTTAAATCTAGCATTGGTCCGTAAACTAAAAATGCGACAAGTGACTGATCGGTAAACTGATTACCAAATGATGAAGCAACAAACGCATCTGCTTCAGAACATAACGAGAGTAAATAAGCAAATACCATCATCACAATGACAGATGAATATTCATTAGAACCAATTGTAAGTAAGATGTTTCGGTCTAAGAATGTTTGGAATAAAGCTGCAATAAAAGCACCTAATATTAAATATTTTCCCATTAAGAAAAACTCGTCTACCGAGTGGTAAAACGTATCTCGCACTTTTGTTAGTGTAGAAGGTTTCTTAATTGGTTCAGTATGAATATGGACGTGATGTTCGTGTCTCGGGTTTACTCTTAACTGTTCGGTATTGTTTTTAAATAGAGCATATAATATTGCTCCGATAATAATGGATAAGACAAAGGCAAGTCCCATTCGTGAATATAAAATCGTGTTCGTTGGCTCACTTCGAAACGCGAAAAACGTAGAAGCGAAAACAATCGGGTTTAAAATAGGTGCTGCTACTAAGAAAACAACACCGACATGAAGTGGCATCCCTTTTTTTATTAATCGTCTTACAATTGGAACGATCGCACATTCACAAAAAGGTAAAATTGCACCTAACATTGCTGCTGGAAATAATGCAGCAATAGCGTTCTTTGGTAAAAATCGTTGAATCGTATCTTCTTTAACGTAAATCTGAATAAGTGACGATACGAAAACGCCGAGTAGAATAAATGGAATCGCTTCAATGACAATACTTAAAAATATCGTATTTACGTTAATCCACGCACTCGGTAGATTATTTAATTGTTCACTATCATTTAACCTGTCACTCATTAAAAATAATATTAAAAACAAAGATAACAAGGCTATGCCGAGTAAGTCTTTTCCTATTAAATTACGGTTTTCTGAACTCATGATGATCTCCTCTAATACGGACTTTTCACTGTTTCACATTTTAGCAGAATAAATAGTAGTCGTAAATTAGAGAAGTGGAATTGTTAAGTTTTTGTAATACAAATTAAGTGCCTATTCGACATCCATGATCGTGTTCGGATCGATCATTGTATAAACAAGAATAGCAACGACAAAGCAATAGATGGCGAAGTAAATGAGTTTACTTTTCTTTAAAAATTGTATGAGCCAAATAATTCCAATTAACGAAAAGAAAAACGTAACTAAAAAAGCGACGATTAAATTTGTTGTACCAATATATGAAAGCATCTCTGCAGAGAAGTCTTCGATAGCTAGAACAGTCGATCCTAAAATAACAGGTATTGCTAATAAGAATGAATAACGAACAGCAGTTTCACGATTTAAACCAGCTAATAATGAGACGACTAATGTGGAACCAGACCTTGAAATGCCTGGAATGACCGCTAAAGTTTGTCCGAATCCAACGATGACCGAGTCCCAAATAGTCATTGTTTCTTCTGTTTTAGACCCTGTACGATGGAAACGTTCAATAAAAATTAGGGCAAGTCCAGTAATTGCTAATGATGCTGCAATAAATGGAGGCGTTTTGATTGATTCAGCCGTCATGTCACTTAAAGTTTTACCTAAGACACCAGTGATAACGGTAGCAACAAGAATGTAGGTTCCAAAATAAAAGGACGTACGATCCTCTATATGACGTTTTATTATGAATCGGAAAAACCCACTAACTACCCTCCATAAATCACGCCAAAAAAATAATACGACCGCGAGGACAGATGCGAGATGTAAGATAATTTCGAAGGCTAGTCCAGGGAAGGTGTAACCAAAAATAAGTTGAGTAATAACAATATGTGCAGTACTTGAAATAGGTAGGAATTCAGTGATTCCTTGGACAATTCCAAAAATAATAGCTTCAATGAGTGTCACGTGGATCTTCCTTTCTTCGTCAAGAGATATAAGTGTTTAATCGTTTTACAAATAAACTTCTTAGTACTATGATATGTGGTAATATGTTGAAAAGAACAGACAACACAATGACTGAATATGATCATTCTTCATAAAATAATATTGTGAATAAAAAGTGAAAGCAATTTTCTTTAAAAATGAAAAGATATATACTCGTTTAATGAGGGGGGAGAATGAAAGTGAAGTTAAAACAAATCTTAACGATCATTATTTTTCTATCCGCTATTACAATCGGTGGATATATTATATACGAAGATCGTGCATCGAGTCCTAATATTGATGAACAACTCAATAATTACTACGATACTGCAGGTGACGAACGTACTGGAGAGGCAGAGTATGAAGAAGCAGAATATGTAGAGAAAGATGAAATAGGAGTTTCCCCTGGGATGTTGGCAAACAATTTCTCGCTCAAACTGTTTGATGAAGAGGATGAAGTTCAGCTCTCTGACTTTCAAGGCCAATTTGTTGTTTTAAACATGTGGGCTTCATGGTGTCCACCTTGTCGTGAAGAAATGCCAGATTTAATTAAGTTTCATGAAGATTATTCTCCTAAAGGTAATGTTGATGTTGTCGGCATCAATATAACGACCGCAGAAAGAAATGAAGGAGATGCCGAACAATTTATAGAAGATTTTCAAATCCCTTTTAAAAATTTAATGGATGTTGATGGAAAAGTATTAAATGATTACGAAGTTCTCTACATGCCAATGACATATATCATTGATCCTGATGGAAGAGTCTCTTTAAGACACCGTGGACATCTAACGTATGAAATGTTAGAAGATTATTATGAACAAGCGATTCAACTATATGAAGAAGGAACATAAGGAAAGCCGCCGTAATGGCGGCTTTTCAAGTGTCTTCACCTTTAGTTTCGGTGTTTATCATATGTGTCATATTTTAAAACTTCATTGATTTGCCTCATAATGCTCTCGTCAAGTGGAGAGGAATTTGCTGCAGCAATGTTTGCTTCTAGTTGATTCAACTTACTTGCTCCAGGGATTGCTGTTGCAATTGTTGAGTTTTTAACTGTATAACGGATGGCGAGTTCTTCAACCGTATACCCATGTTCTTCAGCGATGCTTTGAATTTTTGGAATAAGTTTCGTTAATTCACTTTCTGAGTAAGATAAAAACCCTTTTTCAGTTAATTTCTGTTTATAGTTGGATGTAAGTAGCCCTTTAGCCATTGGCCCTCGTGCAATAACAGAAACATTGTGGCGATCTAACAAATCAAACCATTCTTCAGGACGTCTATCTAGAAGGCTGTATTGCATCATCACACTTATGATATTCGATTTTTCCAAAAAGGTTTTAATCACATTAGGACGGATTGATGAGATGCCGTAATAACGGATGACCCCTTCTTGAACAAGCTCTTCGAATGTTTCAATTGTCTCATCAATTGGATCGTCAATTGTTCCACCGTGTAACTGATACAAATCTAGGTAATCAGTGTTTAATCGTTGTAATGAATTTTTCACTGCACTTTTCAAGTGTTGTTTCGAGGGGTTCCAACGCCACCCGTCAATTTCTTCTCCCCATTCATTTCCACCTTTTGAGGCGAGGATGATGTCTTCGCGCTTTCCTTTTATTGCCTTACCAACAGATTCTTCATTAAAGCCGAATTGATATAAGTCTGCTGTATCGAAAAAATTAATGCCATTGTCAATCGCTTTATGAATGAGTGCTTCGTTTGCTTCGTGATTATCGCCAAGAGACATACACCCGAAACCAATCTCTGAAACATATAGTGAAGAGTTGCCTAATTGATTTTTCTTCATTTTATGCCACCTCTCTTTTCTTCATTATCACTGATTATAAAGGAAGTTCATTCGTCTCTCCAAACAAAACGGGGTGCCGAAGATGAGGCCAAGGACTCTTATCAAATGTTTTTTAGTAGCCTAGCCGAAGATAACTGGATTTTATTCAGGATAGACATCCATGAGAAGTTATTTTCGCAACATTGCTGATGGAAGTAAGCGTAAGAATCGAGTTATAGTGAGCGCTAGTACGCGAGACTCCAGCGGAAGAACGGGCCAGGTGAGACCCCGCAGACAAGAATGAATCAACATGAATAGCTACAAGTCGAAGAGGCTCGACGGCACGTCCGCGGAAAGCGAGAGGTACTGTAGCGAATGAATATCAAATACCGTAGTTGATTAAAATAGTTGTCCCTTATAGATATTGTCTATTTTCAGAGAAGAGTAATGACGCATTAAAAACAAAGAAAGATCATGACATGAACTTACTCCCTTTGAATACGTTTGTCATATAAAGGTGGTGAGTGTTTTGTTGTCTGAAGAAAAAGTTGAAGTCATTAGTATTATTGATGAGACCAATGAGGTTATTAAAGTGAAAACGGATGGTGGATGCGGAAGAGCTCTCATATACAAAAGACTACTCGGCAGTGTAAATGTTGGTGAGAAAATCACTGTTAACACAACAGCTACTAATTTAAAGCTTGGAACAGGTGGCTGGGACATTACTCGTTCTATCGAAAGGGAGAAAAATCATTGTGTGATCAAACAAAATAAAGAAGGACATATTATGAAAGCCCGTTATTTAAGTGACCAACATTCGATTTATTCCGTTGAGGCCCCAGAAAGTAATGACCACCACTTTTTTCAAAAGAAATTAGATTTACAGGGCAAGAAGGTTTTAATCGGAGAGTTGCATAGTATAGTTCCTGTTGTGTGGCTGTTGTTACGTCAATACAACTATGATCACTCGCTCGTTACAATTATTAGTGACGAGGCTTCATTACCACTTATGATGAGTGATCATCTACATTTTTTACATGAGCAAAAGTCATTTCTTTCAATTACGACAGGTCAAGCATTTGGGGGCCAAGTGGAGGCAGTAAATATTATCACTGCATTGCAATATGTGATGGAAACGAACCGTAAAGCAGCTACACTTATCACATTAGGTCCTGGGGTAGTAGGGACAAATTCAACATATGGCTTTAGTGGGATTGCTCAGGCGGACTGGGCAAACTTAGTTCGCTCATTTCATGGAGTCCCAGTCTGGGTGCCGAGGTTATCAGAAGTAGAGGAGCGGTCGAGGCATCACGGAATAAGTCATCATACATTAACCCCTTTAACGGAACTTACTTATGGCAACCAATTACTACCGCTCCCTTATGGTGAATATAGTAATCAGTTGTTGGAAAAAGATATGAAGATGATAGAAAATAAACCGAATATTACAGTGATAAAAAGAGATGAATCACTCTTATTTCCGTTATTACGTAAGGTACAAAAAGATGCACCATTTCCTATCAAATCGATGGGGCGGACACTTGATCAAGACCCTCTCTTTTTCCTAGGTATAGCAGCAGCAGTTGATTTGCTTGTTAATGATAGAGATGATAGTTCGTGTACGAAATAGTGCGTTTTTGACGTTTGCTTTAAATATTCACGAACTTCCCATGCTTTTCCGACAAGGATGAATCCTTTCGGTCTTCTGTACATTTTCATTAAACCCCTCCTTCTAATAGATGAAATGAATCATTACGTGAAACCATTGGTGCTCTCTGATATACTTTCATCAGCATTTGTAATAGTTCATGAGTATGTTAAATAGAAGAAAATCAGAACTGGAGGATGTATATGAAGCATTTAAATGAAGAAACAATAAGGAAAGAATCGATTTATTCTGGACGGATCATAGATTTGTCAGTGCATGATGTGAAATTACCAAATGGAAAAGAAAGTAAAAGAGAAGTCGTTTATCATCCAGGAGCAGTGGCAGTCATTGCCTTTACGAAAGAAGGGAAGCTTATATTAGTGAAGCAATTCCGAAAACCGCTGGAAAAAGTGATAGCAGAGATTCCAGCAGGGAAACTTGAAAAAGGTGAAGATCCCCTCGAATGTGCAAAAAGAGAACTTGAAGAAGAAACAGGGGAAATTGCGGAAAACTGGGTATCTTTAGGATCTTTTTACACGAGTCCAGGATTTGCAGATGAATGCATTCATTTGTTTTTAGCTGAAGGTCTATCAGAAGGGATTGCCGGAACTGATGAGGATGAATTCGTAGAAAAAATGGAAGTCACGTTAGATGAAGCATTAACAATGGTAGAACAACAAGAAATACATGATGCAAAAACGGTGTTTGCTGTTCAATATTGGCAGTTAAAAAACAAAATGAAATAAGGTGTGTATGAGTGAAAACGTATTATATGGATCTTCATGTTCATATAGGGAGAACGTTTAATGGGAATGCCGTTAAAATAACAGCTTCGGATAAATTGACCTTAACGAATATTTTGGAAGAGTCGATCACTAGAAAAGGGATCGATATTATTGGGATTATTGATGCCCAGTCCCCTGAAGTCCTTGAAGAAATGAGTGAATTAATCGATGCTGGGTATGCATATGAGCTTGCTGGTGGTGGAATTCGCTATAAGGAGCAGGTGACGCTAATTTTAGGAGCTGAACTGGAGATTTACGATGAATATTCTTCTGGTCCAATCCATGTTTTATGCTATTTTCCTACTGTTAACGACATGGCTGACTTTTCAGCGTGGTGTCAAACGTATTTAAAAAATATCCAATTAAGCTCACAAAGACTGTATTGTAGCGGGATTGAACTACAAACAAAAGTTAAGGAACATCACGGCTGGTTCATACCAGCACATGTCTTTACTCCTTTTAAGAGTATGTACGGTAAAGGAGTCAAAGTATCTTTAACAGAAGTATTTGATCATTCCATGATCGATGCGGTGGAATTAGGGTTAAGTTCTGATACATATATGGCAGATGAACTCATAGAGTTAACACAGTTCCCTTATTTATCTAATTCTGACGCACACTCATTGCAAAAGTTAGGAAGAGAACACCAACTGATTCGATCCTCATCTTCTTCATTTGAAGCGATAAAAAAAGCAATTGATGGTCGAGAAAATCATCGAATAGTGAAAAATGTTGGGTTAAACCCTCGTTTAGGAAAATATTATTCGACAACATGTAAGGTGTGTAGCACTCCGTTAAAAAACGAGAAGTGTCCTAACGGTCATACATCTGGAACAATTAAAGGGGTTTCTGAAAGGATTACAGAACTTTCGGACCTTCAGCGATTTAGTATAGACAGTTCCAAACTAAAAAAGTGTATACAACGACCTCCGTATAAACACCAAGTACCACTAGAGTTTATACCTGGCTGCGGGCCGAAAACTGTTAATAAGCTGATACAAGCTTTTCACTCTGAAATGGCCGTTCTCCACGAAGTTCCAATTGAACAGTTAATAGAGGTAATCCCTCAAAAAATCGCAAATGATATATTGAATGCAAGAGCAGGTACCCTCGCATTTGTAGAGGGTGGCGGAGGAACATACGGAAAAATAAAAAAGTGAAAATGTAAAATCTATGAAACATGTCATAGCTCCCTCGTTAAAATCATAGACTGTGATAGATATGATTTAATGAAGGGGCGGAGATTGTATGATGCAAAGAAATGTCTTCTATCGAACCATAAATAACCATGTGGAAGAGAATAAAGCGATCTATTTATTTACGATTGTCCTCTTATTTATGGGGGTTATTTTCGGTGCTATAATCGTTAATAGTTTAAGCTTCGCTCAAAAAAATGATTTGTACGCGTATTTGAGCCTTTTTTTTGGACAAGTTGAACAAGGAGAATTTGCGAGTTCAACGGAAATGTTTACGCAAAGCTTTGCACACTATGGGAAATATTTAGGGCTCATGTGGTTTTTAGGGCTATCAGTAATTGGTGTACCAGTCATTTTTATCTTATTATTTATAAAAGGGCTTGTTGTCGGCTTTACAGTTGGCTTTCTTGTTAACCAAATGGGATTTGACGGATTCTTATTATCATTTGCGACAGTTTTTCCGCAAAACATTATATTAATCCCTATCTTTGTGGTAGTTGCAACGGTTGCAACGGCATTTTCACTTAAAATCTGGAAACAAATCACAAAAAGAGGGTATGAACCAATTTTTCAATATTTTATTTCTTATTCGATCTTTTTATTGGTTACTGGAGCATCTGTTGCTCTCGTTTCTTTGTATGAAGCATATGTTTCCCCGACTGTCATGCAATTCATCTTCAGTTGGATTAATTAAAATGATTATTTATTAATAGTGTTTATAAAATTCTTTTTATAACGATTCTCATTTGACACCGTTTTTTCTCAAGGAGTATAATATAGGTTGTATATGGCTTTTTGGGGGGGACATAAGATGGAACAAAGAATTGAAAGAATTAAAAAGCAGCTTCATTCGCAGAGCTATAAATTAACTCCACAGCGGGAGTCTACTGTACGTGTATTGTTAGAACATGAAGAGGATCACTTAAGTGCCGAAGATGTTTATATGCTCGTGAAGGAGAAGTCCCCAGAAATTGGTCTTGCTACTGTCTACCGGACGTTAGAATTACTAACCGAACTGAACGTTGTCGATAAAATTAACTTCGGAGATGGTGTATCGAGGTACGATTTACGTCAAGAAGGGGCAACCCATTTTCACCACCACCTCGTTTGTATTGAATGTGGATCAGTCGATGAAATACAAGAAGATTTATTAGAAGATGTAGAAAGAGTTGTAGAAAAGCAGTGGAAGTTCAAGATTAAAGACCACCGTTTAACGTTTCATGGCGTTTGCCACCGTTGTAATGGCCAATGAAAGTAAAAACCTTGCTTTAAGAATAAGTAAGGTTTTTATTTTTTCCAAAGTTAGCTGAAGCCGTGCCCCGGGGTGCAAAGAAGACACCGGGAATGCAAACGAAGTGAAGCATGAACGGAGGTCGCACTTGTGCCTAGAGGTGAAAGCGAAGTGTATTTCAACTGCGATACAAGTGAAAATGCAAATGTTAAAAAAAATCAAATTCAGAAGCTGTCATCAAATTTAATGAGGCGAATTATGAAATTGGCTCACTTCTTAAAAGTTTCATAAATTGTTCACATTGTTTTTCGGACAGACTGTTTTTCTACTTTTTTGCCATGAATTCTATGAAAAATAGTATAGAATGGGACCCGCTTGTCATACTCTTTAATATAATATGTTAAAGAGAGGGTTAATGATGAGAGGACTCCGTTCAATTTTTCAAGCTTTGTGGGTGTTTTTTATGTTCATAGGGTGCACAGTCGTATTTTATTATGGTATTCTATGGGTAAGTGAAGAGTATAAAAATTACCATCGTTATGATGAACCGAAAGGAAGAGCAGTGAAGGTACATCATCAGCAAATGGACGAAGACTCGTTACATTCTTGGGAGCGCTTACGAATCTTTCTTAATCACGGCGAATAGAAGAAAAGGTGGTGGGAGATTGCAAGACTCCGTTCAAGATTATATTCATTATTTGGTTGTAGAAAAAGGCTTGTCAAAAAATACAACAGAAGCCTATAAAAGAGACTTGAATAGTTATATTCAATATATGAAACAAGTAGAAGAGAAAACAAATGTTTCACAAATTACGAAAGAATCTGTTTTACATTATTTGTATCATCTTAAAGAGCAAGGTAGAGCATCGACAACAACTGCGAGAACGTTATCATCTATTCGGTCTTTTCACCAATTTTTATTAAGGGAAGGTGCTGTAACAACTGACCCATCTGTACATATTGAAATGCCGAAAGCCGAAAAGAAGCTCCCGAAAATATTATCACCTAAAGAAGTTGAGGCGCTCCTTGAGTCACCAATCGAACGTACAAGCTTAAGCATACGAAATAAAGCGATGCTGGAACTGTTATATGCTACGGGAATCCGTGTTTCTGAGCTTTGCCAATTAAAACTGTCTGATATTCATTTACAAATGGGATTTATTCGCTGTATAGGAAAAGGGAATAAAGAAAGAATCATTCCTTTAGGAAGTGTTGCTACAAAGGCATTGGACGATTATCTACAAAATAGCCGTCCTGAACTTACAAAAAAGCAACGTCATGAAATATTGTTTGTAAATCACCGCGGACAACAAATGTCTAGGCAAGGTTTTTGGAAGATAATTAAACAGTTAACAAGAGATGCAAAGATTGAAAAGGAACTAACTCCTCATACGTTACGTCATTCATTTGCAACGCATTTATTAGAGAATGGTGCTGACTTGAGAGCTGTTCAAGAGATGTTAGGTCATGCCGATATTTCTACAACACAAATATATACACATGTTACGAAAGCGAGAATGAAAGATGTTTATTCTCAATATCATCCTAGAGCATAATCATTAGCTCTATTTTTTCGGATGAAGAGGTCTGACCTCAGACCACGATATTTCTTACCGATTGAATTAAGCAATCTCGGGTATAGTAATAAGGAATATAAAGATAAATACATACTTTGTAGGAGGAAATAAACATGGACAACTATAAAAAATATAAGAGAATGTTTTTAA
The Bacillus shivajii DNA segment above includes these coding regions:
- a CDS encoding TIGR03943 family putative permease subunit, translated to MKKYDHSFHAYIQGTILIGFALLILGLIISGNIVYYIAPTMMPFIYFALVVFFLLGLLQVFRSTKKDSGHEHGESCNCEHDHRIPGPSWVKVVIYSVFILPILSGFVLPDRMLDSSIAANRGIQYGSGLFTKPVPSQPEETSEADSSETSRAEAYLEDPDEYISNLEASESGADFDAEEHYTIEDFYDQEWFDEYYIELAEELEEQDVITVTEDNYLDIMTVLDLHLEQFEGKKLEIIGFAYREPDFEDHQLVAARFSMTCCTADAAIYGTLIESEDAKEFEEDTWFYAMGTIEIQEYNGYKLPVLVDSYLHEVEEPDTPYVYPSFR
- a CDS encoding permease, translated to MSSENRNLIGKDLLGIALLSLFLILFLMSDRLNDSEQLNNLPSAWINVNTIFLSIVIEAIPFILLGVFVSSLIQIYVKEDTIQRFLPKNAIAALFPAAMLGAILPFCECAIVPIVRRLIKKGMPLHVGVVFLVAAPILNPIVFASTFFAFRSEPTNTILYSRMGLAFVLSIIIGAILYALFKNNTEQLRVNPRHEHHVHIHTEPIKKPSTLTKVRDTFYHSVDEFFLMGKYLILGAFIAALFQTFLDRNILLTIGSNEYSSVIVMMVFAYLLSLCSEADAFVASSFGNQFTDQSLVAFLVYGPMLDLKNTFMLFAFFKARFVIAFMITVTFVVFTAVMVLFGVIL
- a CDS encoding undecaprenyl-diphosphate phosphatase; protein product: MTLIEAIIFGIVQGITEFLPISSTAHIVITQLIFGYTFPGLAFEIILHLASVLAVVLFFWRDLWRVVSGFFRFIIKRHIEDRTSFYFGTYILVATVITGVLGKTLSDMTAESIKTPPFIAASLAITGLALIFIERFHRTGSKTEETMTIWDSVIVGFGQTLAVIPGISRSGSTLVVSLLAGLNRETAVRYSFLLAIPVILGSTVLAIEDFSAEMLSYIGTTNLIVAFLVTFFFSLIGIIWLIQFLKKSKLIYFAIYCFVVAILVYTMIDPNTIMDVE
- a CDS encoding TlpA disulfide reductase family protein, which translates into the protein MKVKLKQILTIIIFLSAITIGGYIIYEDRASSPNIDEQLNNYYDTAGDERTGEAEYEEAEYVEKDEIGVSPGMLANNFSLKLFDEEDEVQLSDFQGQFVVLNMWASWCPPCREEMPDLIKFHEDYSPKGNVDVVGINITTAERNEGDAEQFIEDFQIPFKNLMDVDGKVLNDYEVLYMPMTYIIDPDGRVSLRHRGHLTYEMLEDYYEQAIQLYEEGT
- a CDS encoding aldo/keto reductase, whose translation is MKKNQLGNSSLYVSEIGFGCMSLGDNHEANEALIHKAIDNGINFFDTADLYQFGFNEESVGKAIKGKREDIILASKGGNEWGEEIDGWRWNPSKQHLKSAVKNSLQRLNTDYLDLYQLHGGTIDDPIDETIETFEELVQEGVIRYYGISSIRPNVIKTFLEKSNIISVMMQYSLLDRRPEEWFDLLDRHNVSVIARGPMAKGLLTSNYKQKLTEKGFLSYSESELTKLIPKIQSIAEEHGYTVEELAIRYTVKNSTIATAIPGASKLNQLEANIAAANSSPLDESIMRQINEVLKYDTYDKHRN
- a CDS encoding DUF3866 family protein, giving the protein MSEEKVEVISIIDETNEVIKVKTDGGCGRALIYKRLLGSVNVGEKITVNTTATNLKLGTGGWDITRSIEREKNHCVIKQNKEGHIMKARYLSDQHSIYSVEAPESNDHHFFQKKLDLQGKKVLIGELHSIVPVVWLLLRQYNYDHSLVTIISDEASLPLMMSDHLHFLHEQKSFLSITTGQAFGGQVEAVNIITALQYVMETNRKAATLITLGPGVVGTNSTYGFSGIAQADWANLVRSFHGVPVWVPRLSEVEERSRHHGISHHTLTPLTELTYGNQLLPLPYGEYSNQLLEKDMKMIENKPNITVIKRDESLLFPLLRKVQKDAPFPIKSMGRTLDQDPLFFLGIAAAVDLLVNDRDDSSCTK
- a CDS encoding NUDIX hydrolase; amino-acid sequence: MKHLNEETIRKESIYSGRIIDLSVHDVKLPNGKESKREVVYHPGAVAVIAFTKEGKLILVKQFRKPLEKVIAEIPAGKLEKGEDPLECAKRELEEETGEIAENWVSLGSFYTSPGFADECIHLFLAEGLSEGIAGTDEDEFVEKMEVTLDEALTMVEQQEIHDAKTVFAVQYWQLKNKMK
- a CDS encoding endonuclease Q family protein; translated protein: MKTYYMDLHVHIGRTFNGNAVKITASDKLTLTNILEESITRKGIDIIGIIDAQSPEVLEEMSELIDAGYAYELAGGGIRYKEQVTLILGAELEIYDEYSSGPIHVLCYFPTVNDMADFSAWCQTYLKNIQLSSQRLYCSGIELQTKVKEHHGWFIPAHVFTPFKSMYGKGVKVSLTEVFDHSMIDAVELGLSSDTYMADELIELTQFPYLSNSDAHSLQKLGREHQLIRSSSSSFEAIKKAIDGRENHRIVKNVGLNPRLGKYYSTTCKVCSTPLKNEKCPNGHTSGTIKGVSERITELSDLQRFSIDSSKLKKCIQRPPYKHQVPLEFIPGCGPKTVNKLIQAFHSEMAVLHEVPIEQLIEVIPQKIANDILNARAGTLAFVEGGGGTYGKIKK
- the spoIIM gene encoding stage II sporulation protein M; translation: MQRNVFYRTINNHVEENKAIYLFTIVLLFMGVIFGAIIVNSLSFAQKNDLYAYLSLFFGQVEQGEFASSTEMFTQSFAHYGKYLGLMWFLGLSVIGVPVIFILLFIKGLVVGFTVGFLVNQMGFDGFLLSFATVFPQNIILIPIFVVVATVATAFSLKIWKQITKRGYEPIFQYFISYSIFLLVTGASVALVSLYEAYVSPTVMQFIFSWIN
- the fur gene encoding ferric iron uptake transcriptional regulator translates to MEQRIERIKKQLHSQSYKLTPQRESTVRVLLEHEEDHLSAEDVYMLVKEKSPEIGLATVYRTLELLTELNVVDKINFGDGVSRYDLRQEGATHFHHHLVCIECGSVDEIQEDLLEDVERVVEKQWKFKIKDHRLTFHGVCHRCNGQ
- a CDS encoding YqzK family protein is translated as MMRGLRSIFQALWVFFMFIGCTVVFYYGILWVSEEYKNYHRYDEPKGRAVKVHHQQMDEDSLHSWERLRIFLNHGE
- the xerD gene encoding site-specific tyrosine recombinase XerD, with amino-acid sequence MQDSVQDYIHYLVVEKGLSKNTTEAYKRDLNSYIQYMKQVEEKTNVSQITKESVLHYLYHLKEQGRASTTTARTLSSIRSFHQFLLREGAVTTDPSVHIEMPKAEKKLPKILSPKEVEALLESPIERTSLSIRNKAMLELLYATGIRVSELCQLKLSDIHLQMGFIRCIGKGNKERIIPLGSVATKALDDYLQNSRPELTKKQRHEILFVNHRGQQMSRQGFWKIIKQLTRDAKIEKELTPHTLRHSFATHLLENGADLRAVQEMLGHADISTTQIYTHVTKARMKDVYSQYHPRA